A single region of the Roseivivax sp. THAF197b genome encodes:
- a CDS encoding ABC transporter ATP-binding protein: MAQAAGTDAFVAFERVQKSYDGETLVVKDLNLSMPKGEFLTMLGPSGSGKTTCLMMLAGFETATYGEIKLDGTSINNIPPHKRGIGMVFQNYALFPHMSIAENLSFPLEVRNISKSEREKKIKRALDMVQMGAFGGRRPAQLSGGQQQRVALARALVFEPELVLMDEPLGALDKQLRETLQFEITKLAHDLGITVVYVTHDQTEALTMSDRVAVFDDGRIQQLAPPDELYEKPQNSFVAQFIGENNTLEGVVEEINGNSCVVKLDSGDIIDAVPVNVSKKGERTKVSIRPERVEFNKERLKEDAHLLKATVKEFVYMGDIFRTRLSVAGNEDFVIKTRNAPDQRRLRPGEEIEIGWLQEDCRALDA; this comes from the coding sequence TTGGCGCAAGCGGCTGGTACCGACGCATTCGTCGCGTTCGAACGAGTGCAGAAGAGCTACGACGGCGAAACGCTTGTCGTGAAAGACCTCAACCTCTCCATGCCGAAGGGCGAGTTTCTGACGATGCTCGGACCCTCGGGTTCGGGCAAGACGACCTGCCTGATGATGCTGGCGGGGTTCGAGACAGCCACCTACGGCGAGATCAAGCTCGACGGCACATCGATCAACAACATCCCCCCGCACAAGCGCGGCATCGGGATGGTGTTCCAGAACTACGCGCTGTTCCCGCACATGTCGATTGCGGAGAACCTCTCCTTCCCACTTGAAGTGCGCAACATCTCCAAGTCGGAGCGTGAGAAGAAGATCAAGCGCGCGCTCGACATGGTGCAGATGGGCGCCTTCGGGGGCCGTCGCCCGGCGCAATTGTCCGGTGGTCAGCAGCAGCGCGTGGCGCTCGCCCGGGCGCTCGTGTTCGAGCCGGAGCTGGTTCTGATGGACGAACCGCTCGGCGCGCTCGACAAGCAGCTGCGGGAGACCCTGCAGTTCGAGATCACCAAGCTGGCGCATGATCTCGGGATCACCGTGGTCTACGTGACCCACGACCAGACCGAAGCGCTGACAATGTCGGACCGCGTCGCCGTGTTCGACGACGGCCGTATCCAGCAGCTCGCCCCGCCGGATGAGCTTTACGAAAAGCCGCAGAACAGCTTCGTTGCGCAGTTCATCGGTGAGAACAACACGCTCGAAGGCGTGGTCGAGGAGATCAACGGCAACAGCTGCGTGGTCAAGCTCGACTCGGGCGACATCATCGACGCGGTGCCGGTGAACGTCTCCAAGAAGGGGGAGCGCACGAAAGTGTCGATCCGCCCGGAACGCGTTGAGTTCAACAAGGAGCGCCTGAAGGAAGACGCGCATCTGTTGAAGGCGACCGTGAAGGAATTCGTCTACATGGGCGATATCTTCCGCACCCGGCTTTCCGTGGCCGGGAACGAGGATTTCGTCATCAAGACCCGCAACGCCCCCGATCAGCGCAGGCTCAGACCCGGCGAGGAGATCGAGATCGGCTGGTTGCAGGAAGATTGCCGCGCGCTCGACGCGTGA
- a CDS encoding M24 family metallopeptidase produces MVFHRFTKDLPFSEAEYTRRLGKTRQAMERAGVDLLFVTDPSNMAWLSGYDGWSFYVHQGLIVLPDADPIWWGRNQDSNGAVRTVWMGDDRVIGYADNYVQSTDRHPMQDLAQRIIGMGQGKVRIGIEMDNYYFSAKAYQTLQQELPNATFIDATALVNWQRGIKSEEELVFIRRAAKISEKIIDGLVERVEPGVPKNEVVAEVYRDALRGADGHWGDYAAIVPLLPSGSNAAAPHLTWDGMPFNEGEATFFEISGCFRRYHCPLSRTIFLGEPSDIFKRAEAALVEGLEAGLDAARAGKRACDIANALAAPLESAGIERGARCGYPIGLSYPPDWGERTISLRSEDETVLEPGMTFHFMPGLWMSDWGLEITESILITEDGPAETFCNRPRKMYVKT; encoded by the coding sequence ATGGTATTTCATCGGTTCACCAAGGATCTGCCGTTTTCCGAGGCAGAATATACACGGCGACTGGGCAAGACGCGGCAGGCCATGGAACGCGCGGGGGTCGACCTGCTGTTCGTGACGGACCCGTCGAACATGGCGTGGCTCTCCGGATATGACGGCTGGTCCTTCTACGTGCATCAGGGGCTGATCGTCCTTCCCGATGCCGATCCGATCTGGTGGGGCCGCAACCAGGACTCCAATGGAGCCGTGCGCACGGTCTGGATGGGGGATGACCGCGTGATCGGCTATGCCGACAATTACGTGCAATCCACCGACCGCCACCCGATGCAGGACCTAGCCCAGCGCATCATCGGCATGGGACAGGGCAAGGTGCGTATCGGCATCGAGATGGACAATTACTACTTCTCCGCCAAGGCCTACCAGACGCTGCAGCAGGAACTCCCGAACGCCACCTTCATCGACGCCACGGCGCTGGTGAACTGGCAGCGTGGCATCAAGTCCGAGGAAGAACTGGTCTTCATCCGCCGGGCCGCGAAGATCTCCGAGAAGATCATCGACGGCCTCGTGGAACGGGTCGAGCCCGGCGTGCCCAAGAACGAAGTGGTGGCCGAAGTCTATCGCGACGCGCTGCGCGGCGCGGACGGCCATTGGGGGGATTACGCCGCCATCGTGCCGCTGCTGCCCTCGGGCTCCAACGCCGCGGCGCCGCATCTGACCTGGGACGGCATGCCCTTCAACGAGGGCGAGGCCACCTTCTTCGAGATCTCGGGCTGTTTCCGCCGCTATCATTGCCCACTGTCGCGCACGATCTTCCTGGGCGAGCCGTCGGACATCTTCAAACGCGCCGAGGCCGCGCTGGTCGAAGGGCTGGAAGCGGGCCTTGATGCCGCCCGGGCGGGCAAGCGGGCCTGCGACATCGCCAATGCGCTGGCCGCACCGCTTGAAAGCGCCGGTATCGAACGGGGCGCGCGCTGCGGCTACCCGATCGGCCTCAGCTATCCGCCCGATTGGGGCGAGCGGACCATCTCGCTGCGTTCCGAGGATGAGACGGTGCTGGAGCCCGGCATGACCTTCCACTTCATGCCCGGCCTCTGGATGTCCGATTGGGGGCTCGAAATCACCGAGTCGATCCTCATCACCGAGGACGGCCCCGCCGAGACCTTCTGCAACCGCCCACGCAAAATGTACGTGAAGACATGA